The DNA region CTGGCACGCCCGGCAGGACAAGGCCGCGCTTCTGGCCCACAACCGCGCGCTCCAGTCGCGGCTTCAGGACGGTGTGCAGACGCTTGGCCTGCCCCTCGCCTCGCCCGCCAGCCTCGACCGGCGCGGCGGCAGCCTGATGCTGAAGCTGCCCAGTCCCGAAGCCCTTCAGCCGGCGCTGGCCCGTCTGGCGCAGGCCGATGTCCACGCCGATGGCCGTGGCCGGCTGCTGCGGCTCTCGCCGGGCGCGATGACGACTGCCGAAGGCGTGGACCGCGCCCTTGCCGCCCTTGCCGGACTGCGCAAGGGCTGACGTCCCGGTCCCACAAGGCCAATGGCACGGGTCGTCGGCCCGCTTATGCCGCGACTGCGGGTTTTCCTACGGCGGCTTGACCCGTCCAACCTCGGACAATCCTTACGTCCGAGTTAATTCGAGTCCGCAAGATATTGATTTCATTGGTTCTGATCCGCGTCCGAGCTCGGACGCCCCCTCGGAACTGGTCCAATCTCCGGACCAGGCCGGCTTGACGGGGCCCTCCAAAGGCCTTCACTCTGCCCCGACCGGCCGAGCCCAAGAGCCCCCATGTCCCAGCATCCCCACCTGATGTCCCCCCTCGCCCTGCGGGGCCGGACCCTCCGCAACCGCATCGTCTTCGGGGCCCATACCAACAACATGTCCGACCAGGGCCTCCCGGGCCCCCGCATGGGCGGCTACCTCCTGGAACGCGCCCTGGGCGGGGCGGCGATGGTGGTCTGCGAGCCGGTCCCGGCCCACCGCACCGGCGTCCTGACCCGCGGCAACCTCCTGCAAGGCTCCGACGAGATCATCCCCCATTTCCGCCGGATCACCGAAGCCGTCCAGGACGCCGGCGCGGTCATCATCCAGCAAATCTACCACGTCGGCGCCCACGGCGACTCCGACCTCTCCTTCCAGCCGCACTGGTCGCCCTCGGGCCTGCCCTCCTACCACGACAGCGACGGCAGCCACGCCATGACCGGGGCCGAGATCGAAGAGCTTCTGGACGCCCATGCCGCCACCGCCCGGCGGGCGAAGGACTGCGGCTTTCAGGGGGTGGAAGTCTGGGCCGCCTACCACTCGCTGATCGACCAGTTCTGGACGCCCTGGTCCAACCGCCGCGACGACAAGTGGGGCGGCAGCCTGCAGAACCGCACCCGCTTTTCCCGGCAACTGATCGACCGCATCCGCCGCGACTGCGGCGAGGATTTCATCGTGGGCCTCGCCACCAGCTACTCCCCCGCCTATGCCGGCGTGACCCTGACCGACGAACAACTCGGCGAGATCGTGGCCCTGCACGACGCCACCGGCCACGTGGACTATGTCACCGTGGGCTTCGGGTCCTACCTGGAATTCGACGGCATCATCCCGGCCTTCACCAAGGCCGAGAAGCTGACCACGCCCATGACCGCCCAGCTGAAGGCACTGGTCCGGCACGCCGCGATCACCTCGGAAGCAGGCATCCGGACGCCCGAGAATGCCGAGACGATCCTTTCTTCGGGCGAGGCGGACCTGGTGTCCATCGTGCGCGGCCAGATCGCCGACCCGCATCTGGCCCGGAAGGTCAGCGAGGGGCGGGCGGCAGAGATCCGGCCCTGCCTGTCC from Neotabrizicola shimadae includes:
- a CDS encoding oxidoreductase, producing MSQHPHLMSPLALRGRTLRNRIVFGAHTNNMSDQGLPGPRMGGYLLERALGGAAMVVCEPVPAHRTGVLTRGNLLQGSDEIIPHFRRITEAVQDAGAVIIQQIYHVGAHGDSDLSFQPHWSPSGLPSYHDSDGSHAMTGAEIEELLDAHAATARRAKDCGFQGVEVWAAYHSLIDQFWTPWSNRRDDKWGGSLQNRTRFSRQLIDRIRRDCGEDFIVGLATSYSPAYAGVTLTDEQLGEIVALHDATGHVDYVTVGFGSYLEFDGIIPAFTKAEKLTTPMTAQLKALVRHAAITSEAGIRTPENAETILSSGEADLVSIVRGQIADPHLARKVSEGRAAEIRPCLSCNQMCWGRRSRDYWISCLVNPSAGREFEWGGDRFEPAAMPREVLVVGAGPAGLEAARVAAERGHRVEVVEALPVTGGQFRLAGMQPRRGQILDLLDWYERELDRLGVRLRLNSFLDEEEIAAHGAEVVVLATGSLPDDTGFRRWMPQEASLPGIELGGVWPAEAAMRREARLGDGVILYDEGSNWRGVGTAWALAERGHRVTIVTPEAHVGKEIARTAADGGARAALAKLGVRFVTEAVVAAWHGNGATVRSLLTGEEEVIPASGLVMATTNRAFDPWPESFAGKQTHRIGDCAAPRLAAYAIHEGRKLGLAI